One genomic segment of Paenibacillus durus includes these proteins:
- a CDS encoding Imm3 family immunity protein, translating into MAHSYEEYSEYINETYNEFKEDEKMSNKEAIARTFNEYDMSMKKSETDKAVIGVTIAEILVSHLRILNTFKDYMIETISELNFKLIEQENKLTREQYIDLLSRKEQVLKQLENKPLDYYPRVCWYYEELTDEVNKFFDQINTGNINKDEIVTSVFQRFERDCKNTLSEKIIVYTTLAENLLKLGYTKIEGLQRIKEELQLFNVEDVREEQLIEEERKKLVVRIDNTLEQLNNIG; encoded by the coding sequence ATGGCCCATAGTTATGAAGAGTACTCAGAATATATAAATGAGACGTATAATGAATTTAAAGAAGACGAAAAAATGAGTAATAAGGAGGCGATTGCAAGGACATTTAATGAATATGATATGTCAATGAAAAAAAGTGAGACAGATAAAGCAGTTATTGGTGTAACAATTGCAGAAATTTTAGTTTCTCATTTGAGGATTCTGAACACTTTCAAGGATTACATGATAGAAACGATATCCGAACTAAATTTTAAATTAATTGAACAAGAGAATAAATTAACACGTGAACAATACATTGATTTACTTTCACGTAAGGAGCAAGTGCTTAAACAATTAGAAAATAAACCTTTGGATTATTATCCGAGGGTATGTTGGTACTATGAAGAATTGACAGATGAAGTTAATAAATTCTTTGATCAAATCAACACAGGCAACATAAATAAGGATGAAATAGTTACTAGCGTATTTCAACGTTTTGAACGAGATTGTAAGAATACACTAAGTGAAAAAATAATCGTGTATACAACGCTAGCTGAAAATCTGTTGAAACTTGGTTACACAAAAATAGAAGGGTTACAGAGGATTAAAGAGGAGTTGCAACTATTCAATGTGGAAGATGTTCGTGAGGAGCAACTAATAGAAGAGGAACGAAAGAAGCTAGTAGTTAGAATTGATAACACATTAGAGCAATTAAACAATATAGGTTAG
- a CDS encoding caspase family protein: MSNGYSLHIGLNAVDPAHYAGWDGKLKGCENDAKDMLAIAQYRNYNNSTLLLTKDATIRNVTNEIKKAAEKLKSGDIFFLSYSGHGGSVADTNNDELDHKDETWCLYDGQFLDDELYDLWFQFKENVRIIVLSDSCHSGTILRARYYGLSTTSNQNNKTYRFMPLEIVDKVFEQNREFYMNKKRKNNERDLSGLKSSIKLISGCQDNQYSQDGEVNGLFTEKLLKVWNNGQFSGKYLDFYKSITIQMPPDQTPNYYNIGVINDVFNNQSPFSINNMRANEELKKEVSFTV; this comes from the coding sequence ATGTCAAATGGATATTCATTACACATCGGTTTAAATGCAGTAGATCCCGCACACTATGCAGGATGGGATGGTAAATTAAAGGGCTGCGAAAATGATGCAAAAGACATGTTGGCGATTGCTCAATATAGAAATTACAACAACTCGACTTTGCTATTAACCAAAGATGCAACCATACGCAATGTAACAAATGAAATTAAAAAGGCAGCAGAAAAATTAAAGAGCGGTGATATCTTTTTCCTGTCTTACTCCGGACATGGGGGAAGCGTGGCAGACACAAATAATGATGAATTAGATCATAAAGATGAAACATGGTGCCTATATGATGGACAATTCCTGGACGATGAACTTTACGATTTGTGGTTTCAGTTCAAGGAAAATGTCAGAATAATTGTTTTATCGGATTCTTGTCATAGTGGAACAATTTTAAGAGCTCGTTATTACGGACTTAGTACGACATCCAATCAAAACAACAAAACCTACAGATTTATGCCGCTCGAAATTGTTGATAAAGTGTTTGAACAAAATCGAGAATTTTATATGAATAAAAAGCGTAAAAATAATGAACGTGATTTATCAGGCTTAAAAAGCTCAATAAAATTAATTTCAGGATGTCAGGATAATCAGTATTCACAAGACGGTGAAGTTAATGGATTGTTTACAGAAAAATTGTTAAAGGTATGGAATAATGGTCAATTTAGTGGTAAATACTTAGACTTCTATAAGTCAATCACTATACAAATGCCGCCTGACCAAACGCCTAATTATTATAACATTGGTGTGATAAATGACGTATTCAACAATCAGTCTCCATTTTCCATCAATAATATGCGTGCAAACGAAGAACTTAAAAAGGAAGTAAGTTTCACTGTTTAA
- a CDS encoding transposase: MDSYRSGADHAASIGLLQVHYSSFSGKATAVPFPVFKALFHLLVRKCSRIARRKLAFPKELLLIDSTTMTVGKTVCLGHRITVNERELNCILPCRLKNLQPLKVIETVGSRHDGPISEDLAHIDYIMVMDWAYGKLERLDRYKEEGQSFVIRLRDNVHLEKPRALRHQKEPESSRCTRFVGKSRSSFAGLSNI; this comes from the coding sequence ATGGATAGCTATCGGTCTGGAGCCGATCATGCCGCTTCTATCGGGTTGCTACAGGTTCATTATTCGAGTTTTTCGGGTAAAGCTACAGCCGTGCCTTTTCCTGTATTCAAGGCGTTATTTCATCTGCTTGTTCGTAAATGTAGTAGAATAGCCCGTCGTAAACTGGCGTTTCCGAAAGAGCTGCTTCTCATTGATTCCACAACGATGACCGTCGGTAAAACCGTTTGCCTTGGGCACCGTATCACGGTGAACGAGCGGGAATTAAACTGCATATTGCCTTGCAGGCTGAAAAACTTACAACCCCTGAAGGTCATTGAAACGGTAGGCTCTAGGCATGACGGACCGATCAGCGAGGATCTGGCCCATATAGACTACATTATGGTAATGGACTGGGCGTATGGAAAGCTCGAACGTCTTGATCGCTACAAAGAAGAGGGACAGTCATTTGTGATTCGACTCCGAGACAATGTCCATCTTGAAAAGCCGCGTGCGTTACGTCATCAAAAAGAGCCTGAATCTTCGAGATGTACAAGGTTCGTTGGCAAATCGAGGTCTTCTTTCGCTGGATTAAGCAACATTTGA
- a CDS encoding Acg family FMN-binding oxidoreductase codes for MSKGCKITKIVILSVVVLLAVLALTLFTASGALKKAKYLDPWKPDYAKQFEDPRVQLMAHGLLAANSHNLQPWKIRLDKQNPLLLYLYTDNERLALESDPLTRQTLVSQGTFLEYMRVTGEQLGYFADIKLFPDGEYDEQNLKESMERKPVAKITLSKAKPQDNPLYEFMFLPDTNRMAYQPDEITPAQIQKLKQTNTDEDLVLSILNDKADIEKFGAFGVEGTDIETGLKRMNDESAGIFRTNEYQKNKYRYGFSFEGQGIMGLKKHLLQGMITIIPSFNNEEAATKLAVQATQTAVDHTPAYALILSKDNSRTSQVKAGMLYSRLILTAHEEGLVMQPLSQVLEEYPEMWKAYSEIHREYAPAGETIQFLIRLGRPTQDTPLSMRQEVTDLIAE; via the coding sequence ATGAGCAAGGGCTGCAAAATAACGAAAATCGTTATCCTATCTGTAGTTGTTCTGCTCGCCGTGCTGGCCTTGACCTTATTCACAGCCAGCGGCGCGCTGAAGAAGGCCAAGTATCTCGATCCCTGGAAACCGGATTATGCCAAGCAGTTTGAGGATCCGCGAGTGCAGCTTATGGCTCATGGATTATTGGCCGCGAACAGCCACAATTTGCAGCCATGGAAGATCCGCTTGGATAAACAAAACCCGCTGCTGCTGTACCTTTACACCGATAACGAACGGCTCGCGCTGGAATCAGACCCCTTAACCAGGCAAACGCTGGTTTCACAAGGTACCTTTTTGGAATATATGCGAGTAACCGGTGAGCAGCTGGGATATTTCGCCGACATCAAGCTTTTTCCGGATGGGGAGTATGATGAACAGAATTTAAAAGAGAGCATGGAGCGAAAGCCGGTGGCGAAGATTACGTTATCCAAGGCGAAACCGCAAGATAATCCGCTGTACGAGTTCATGTTCTTGCCGGATACGAACAGAATGGCCTATCAGCCGGATGAAATAACACCAGCCCAAATTCAGAAGCTGAAACAAACCAACACGGACGAAGACTTGGTCCTATCCATTCTGAACGATAAAGCGGATATCGAAAAGTTTGGAGCCTTCGGTGTGGAAGGCACGGACATTGAAACCGGTCTGAAGCGCATGAATGACGAGTCGGCCGGCATCTTCCGTACCAATGAATATCAGAAGAATAAATATCGCTATGGATTTTCTTTTGAAGGACAAGGAATCATGGGATTAAAAAAGCATCTGCTGCAAGGAATGATCACGATTATTCCATCTTTTAATAATGAGGAGGCAGCGACCAAGCTGGCTGTCCAAGCAACCCAGACTGCGGTCGACCATACACCGGCGTATGCCTTGATCCTTAGCAAGGATAACAGCCGGACCAGCCAGGTTAAGGCGGGAATGCTGTACAGCAGGCTCATACTTACCGCGCATGAGGAAGGACTCGTGATGCAGCCGCTGAGCCAAGTGTTGGAGGAATATCCTGAAATGTGGAAGGCTTATAGCGAAATTCATAGGGAATACGCTCCGGCGGGTGAAACGATCCAGTTCCTGATCCGCTTGGGCAGACCGACACAAGATACTCCGCTCAGCATGAGGCAGGAGGTTACGGACTTGATTGCGGAGTGA
- a CDS encoding ATP-binding protein, whose protein sequence is MNREEDTHQKKLVDNVLDITGDCDLTKCEDNGFIVSDKGEGINPDLIEKVLFHQPTY, encoded by the coding sequence ATGAACAGGGAAGAGGATACACATCAAAAAAAATTGGTTGACAATGTGCTGGACATAACCGGAGATTGCGATTTAACCAAGTGTGAGGATAATGGCTTCATCGTCAGTGATAAAGGAGAGGGTATTAATCCAGACCTGATTGAAAAAGTACTTTTCCATCAACCGACCTATTAA
- a CDS encoding deaminase domain-containing protein yields the protein MGAGYQGDGYELQWPYGLKAIRSFRIERKFNTHARCTFTAVMTEEEAELCIQRSSFEDSVVLWRPAEPKAERWFAGGITGIDIHMEDGIPHVQVEAISRTYAMDMEPKSRSYQNKHLTYSDAIEQLVADYPGGAAQNMATSEEAAIGALMVQFGETDWQFMKRLASRVGTVILPDVALDAPRVYFGVPDLSWGEELKSKRYTAVKDRAAYEELKAHAEGNEGDSLHEADFVHYRVISEQYCEVGDDVLFKNQMWVVSESVISYASGLLQYEYVLVKRQTLRMKLRRNEGIQGVSLEGRVVKRANNMVKVHLDIDAEHDAQGNWWFPYSGEGNNIFHCLPEEGARIKVYFPSGTEKQAMAINSVRGGSEEMKSRTVFQKPTTKVFEMPGAAKMQLGDDGVLFEKGTVSLHLDGGNITVNASEDLLLVAGNRMELGSGSEKGVLESIRMRAAQQIALQTNAAHYMVIQDNRVGIKSSKLDFQKVEADFMELLTDEELKQMYIDEQAEAKIWQEELDFNKNVPVPMSGMPVTVPLPEGNKADIRAKVAAEVNSNPNGIAAARSWMSGKSAEEQQSTYQKSYAQPASEPKKKSKKEKQAELAESQKEYEQEDRDRTAVYEWNQSAKKIMEQGAREGKSPAEIRAMLPPQPVPTRRAPQESHEPGIIEQMLDFTGIGKLLEKMGPALDAWQLEHVIPQKPDYLSKHTEKKVYLSRYTFQVLVIDPQVLIAEINLLFGAVAIIGAFATGGGSLYLLALADGVIGAGMVAVNIEKLIDLKNGNGNTNPNLLGIDQAMLDKMGLAIAFVNLAFLMKHGLYKAADKLANGRNIAALDDFWKAWKSKWGIGQAAQRQTEGFPTKLIDPIADKHIIDKVAEARGGLSNRYKEDGNFAYAEVNVTGVDKTDFYAHSGIHDASKKIPGTGEFSFKPEEPIFKATEAPDKAGNIYLRDGDTEYKILNDLAKRIGDNPNATGKIKLFTEKDTCASCNKIIQQFNEKYPNITIEVVHNGDVPIPPKTSK from the coding sequence ATGGGAGCAGGGTATCAAGGGGATGGCTATGAGCTGCAGTGGCCGTATGGGCTGAAAGCCATTCGCAGTTTTCGGATTGAACGGAAATTTAATACACATGCGCGGTGTACCTTTACGGCGGTCATGACGGAAGAGGAAGCGGAACTCTGCATCCAACGAAGCAGCTTTGAGGACAGTGTGGTCCTCTGGAGGCCTGCCGAGCCGAAAGCGGAGAGGTGGTTCGCCGGGGGCATTACGGGTATCGATATTCATATGGAAGACGGAATTCCGCATGTGCAAGTCGAGGCGATCTCGCGCACGTATGCGATGGATATGGAGCCGAAAAGCCGGTCGTATCAGAACAAGCATTTGACCTATTCGGACGCCATAGAGCAGCTCGTCGCTGATTACCCCGGAGGGGCTGCGCAAAATATGGCGACAAGCGAGGAGGCGGCGATCGGCGCGTTAATGGTCCAATTTGGAGAGACCGACTGGCAGTTTATGAAGCGGCTGGCCTCCCGGGTCGGGACCGTTATTTTGCCGGATGTGGCGCTGGATGCGCCTCGCGTCTATTTCGGCGTGCCGGATTTGTCATGGGGCGAGGAGCTGAAGTCCAAGCGTTACACGGCCGTAAAGGACCGGGCCGCCTATGAAGAGCTGAAGGCGCATGCGGAAGGAAACGAAGGGGATTCGCTTCACGAGGCGGATTTTGTCCATTACCGGGTCATCAGCGAGCAATATTGCGAGGTCGGAGATGATGTTCTTTTTAAAAATCAGATGTGGGTCGTATCCGAATCGGTGATCAGCTATGCATCGGGGCTGCTGCAATATGAATATGTACTGGTGAAACGGCAGACGCTGAGAATGAAGCTGCGGCGGAATGAGGGAATTCAAGGCGTCTCCCTCGAAGGCCGGGTCGTAAAACGGGCGAACAATATGGTGAAGGTTCATCTGGACATCGATGCGGAGCATGACGCGCAAGGGAACTGGTGGTTCCCCTATTCGGGGGAAGGGAACAATATCTTTCACTGTCTGCCGGAGGAAGGCGCGCGGATTAAGGTGTATTTTCCAAGTGGTACCGAGAAGCAGGCGATGGCGATCAACTCGGTTCGCGGCGGAAGCGAGGAGATGAAGAGCCGGACGGTGTTCCAGAAGCCCACGACGAAAGTGTTCGAGATGCCGGGAGCGGCTAAAATGCAGCTGGGAGACGACGGCGTCCTGTTCGAGAAAGGGACGGTCAGCCTGCATCTGGATGGCGGGAACATTACGGTTAATGCAAGCGAGGATCTGCTGCTGGTCGCAGGCAACCGGATGGAGCTGGGAAGCGGGAGCGAGAAGGGAGTGCTCGAGTCCATCCGCATGCGCGCTGCGCAGCAGATTGCGCTGCAAACGAACGCTGCCCATTATATGGTCATCCAAGACAACCGGGTGGGCATCAAGAGCAGCAAGCTGGATTTCCAGAAAGTCGAAGCGGATTTCATGGAGCTGCTGACGGATGAAGAACTCAAGCAGATGTATATCGATGAACAGGCCGAAGCGAAAATTTGGCAAGAAGAACTGGATTTCAACAAGAATGTCCCCGTTCCGATGTCCGGAATGCCTGTGACCGTACCCTTGCCGGAAGGCAATAAGGCGGACATTCGTGCGAAAGTGGCAGCCGAAGTGAACAGCAATCCGAATGGAATCGCTGCGGCGCGAAGCTGGATGAGCGGGAAATCGGCGGAAGAGCAGCAGAGCACCTACCAGAAGAGCTACGCCCAGCCGGCAAGCGAACCGAAGAAGAAGAGTAAGAAAGAGAAACAAGCCGAGCTAGCAGAGAGTCAGAAGGAATATGAGCAGGAAGACCGGGACCGGACTGCGGTATATGAGTGGAATCAAAGCGCGAAGAAGATCATGGAGCAAGGAGCACGGGAAGGCAAGTCGCCAGCGGAGATCCGGGCGATGCTTCCCCCACAGCCTGTACCTACGCGAAGGGCGCCGCAGGAAAGCCATGAGCCGGGTATAATCGAGCAGATGCTGGATTTTACGGGGATCGGGAAACTGTTAGAAAAGATGGGTCCTGCTCTAGACGCGTGGCAGCTGGAGCATGTCATCCCGCAGAAGCCGGACTATCTCAGCAAGCATACAGAAAAAAAGGTATACTTATCCCGTTATACGTTCCAAGTATTAGTCATCGATCCTCAAGTTCTGATCGCGGAGATCAATCTCTTATTTGGAGCGGTGGCGATCATCGGGGCGTTTGCGACAGGAGGGGGATCGCTATATCTCCTGGCGCTCGCAGATGGGGTTATAGGCGCAGGCATGGTTGCCGTCAACATTGAGAAGCTAATCGATCTCAAGAACGGAAATGGAAATACGAATCCGAACCTCCTCGGTATAGACCAGGCGATGCTGGATAAAATGGGGCTCGCTATCGCGTTTGTGAATCTGGCGTTTTTGATGAAGCACGGCTTGTACAAGGCGGCGGATAAACTAGCGAATGGCAGGAATATTGCGGCGCTGGATGATTTTTGGAAGGCATGGAAGAGTAAGTGGGGGATTGGACAAGCTGCTCAGAGACAAACAGAGGGATTTCCTACTAAATTAATTGATCCAATAGCGGATAAACATATTATAGATAAAGTAGCCGAAGCAAGGGGAGGATTATCTAATAGATATAAAGAAGATGGTAATTTTGCTTACGCTGAAGTAAATGTTACAGGTGTCGATAAGACAGACTTCTATGCGCATAGCGGAATTCATGACGCAAGCAAAAAAATTCCTGGAACTGGGGAGTTTTCATTCAAACCTGAAGAGCCAATATTTAAGGCAACTGAAGCTCCTGATAAAGCAGGAAATATTTACTTGAGGGACGGAGATACAGAGTATAAAATTTTAAATGATCTAGCAAAGAGAATAGGCGATAATCCAAATGCAACAGGAAAAATCAAATTGTTTACTGAAAAGGACACGTGTGCTAGCTGCAATAAAATTATTCAACAATTTAATGAAAAGTATCCTAATATTACAATTGAAGTAGTTCATAATGGCGATGTTCCTATTCCACCTAAGACTTCAAAATAA
- a CDS encoding IS3 family transposase (programmed frameshift) — protein sequence MPTSRRTFTPEEKARIVLEILREEKSISQLASEEGIHPNVLNRWKNEATQNLAQLFVDDRKGITKMKKEYEQQIEDLYAEVGKLTTQLSWLKKKNLADNLSRAERLLLVEYGNAELSIQTQADLLSLNRSSLYYKPVPPSPEEIRLKHRIDELYTRHSFMGYRTIAAIMNREGDAIHPNTVRRYMREMGIMAIFPGPNLSKRDLQHRIYPYLLRKLPITAPDQVWSVDITYIRMKQGWMYLYAVMDWYSRFIVDWQLDQSLEIDFVLETMKRALARRVPSIVNSDQGSHFTSPKYIDLLKEKEIRISMDGKGRATDNIVIERFWRSLKYNEIYINEYGSPRETRQGVGGYIHLHNHYLPHQSLQNHTPAAVYNQEVMLSST from the exons GTGCCAACATCAAGACGAACATTCACGCCGGAAGAAAAAGCACGAATTGTACTGGAGATTCTAAGAGAAGAAAAGTCCATTTCGCAGCTGGCTTCGGAAGAAGGAATCCATCCCAATGTGTTAAATCGCTGGAAGAATGAAGCGACTCAAAATCTGGCTCAGCTCTTTGTAGACGACCGGAAAGGGATCACGAAGATGAAAAAAGAATACGAGCAGCAGATCGAAGACCTCTACGCCGAAGTGGGTAAACTGACCACCCAATTGTCGTGGCTCAA AAAAAAAAATCTGGCCGATAATCTCAGCCGTGCCGAACGGTTGCTCCTCGTCGAGTATGGGAACGCTGAACTTTCCATTCAAACGCAGGCGGACTTGCTCAGCCTGAATCGTTCCAGCCTGTATTACAAGCCGGTCCCTCCCTCCCCGGAGGAAATTCGCCTCAAGCACCGGATTGACGAGCTTTACACCCGCCATTCGTTTATGGGTTACCGGACGATTGCGGCCATCATGAACCGGGAAGGGGATGCTATTCATCCCAACACCGTACGGCGGTATATGCGGGAAATGGGGATCATGGCGATCTTCCCCGGTCCTAACCTGAGTAAGCGAGACCTACAGCACCGGATCTACCCGTACCTGCTGCGTAAGCTGCCGATTACAGCGCCGGATCAGGTCTGGAGTGTCGATATTACCTATATCCGCATGAAACAGGGCTGGATGTATCTGTATGCCGTCATGGACTGGTATTCGCGCTTCATTGTGGACTGGCAACTGGATCAAAGTCTGGAAATTGACTTTGTCCTGGAAACCATGAAACGCGCCTTGGCCCGTCGTGTTCCGTCCATCGTGAACAGCGACCAGGGCAGCCACTTCACCAGTCCCAAGTACATTGATCTGCTCAAGGAAAAGGAGATTCGGATCAGCATGGACGGGAAGGGCCGAGCGACAGACAATATTGTCATTGAGCGCTTTTGGCGCAGCCTAAAGTACAACGAAATTTACATCAACGAGTATGGCAGTCCAAGAGAGACCCGGCAGGGTGTAGGAGGATATATCCATTTGCATAATCACTACCTGCCTCATCAGTCCCTGCAAAACCATACGCCGGCTGCTGTGTATAACCAGGAGGTCATGCTTTCATCCACATAG
- a CDS encoding transposase: MYKVRWQIEVFFRWIKQHLNIPTLFDTTQNAVYGQTLFGFDRLCFAQMAV, from the coding sequence ATGTACAAGGTTCGTTGGCAAATCGAGGTCTTCTTTCGCTGGATTAAGCAACATTTGAACATCCCTACCTTGTTTGATACCACCCAAAATGCCGTGTATGGCCAAACTCTTTTCGGCTTTGATCGTCTATGTTTTGCTCAAATGGCTGTTTGA
- a CDS encoding SDR family NAD(P)-dependent oxidoreductase, producing MDLGLKGKKVVITGGSKGIGLATAIVLANEGADVAIIARTLEPLQAAARHIYEVTGKEPLVIQADISSEEGARRAVETAGEHFGGVDILINNAGTSAAKPFEEVDGEGWDADLDLKLLGAVHCARAAISYMRKAGSGAVVNVTAVKGKAPSAASLPTSVSRAAGLALTKAMSKDLAGAGIRVNAVCIGLIRSDQIERKWKQAAPNLIWEEFSADPRHGIPLGRIGDAEEAAKVIAFLVSDAASYVTGTSVNIDGGSSAVL from the coding sequence ATGGATCTGGGTTTGAAAGGGAAAAAGGTGGTTATAACCGGCGGCAGCAAAGGAATCGGCCTGGCTACGGCAATCGTTCTGGCCAATGAAGGTGCGGATGTGGCGATCATCGCCCGAACGCTGGAGCCGCTTCAGGCAGCCGCGCGCCATATATATGAAGTGACTGGTAAGGAGCCGCTGGTCATTCAGGCGGATATCTCGTCGGAGGAGGGCGCCCGGCGGGCGGTCGAGACGGCCGGTGAGCATTTCGGAGGCGTCGATATTCTGATTAATAATGCCGGAACCTCCGCCGCCAAGCCGTTCGAGGAAGTGGACGGTGAAGGCTGGGACGCCGACCTCGATCTGAAGCTGCTGGGCGCGGTGCACTGCGCGCGGGCGGCAATATCATATATGCGGAAGGCCGGCAGCGGAGCCGTAGTTAATGTCACCGCCGTTAAAGGCAAGGCTCCGTCCGCTGCTTCTCTGCCAACGTCCGTAAGCCGCGCCGCGGGACTTGCGCTGACCAAAGCGATGAGCAAGGATTTGGCCGGGGCGGGCATTCGCGTCAATGCGGTATGCATCGGCCTTATCCGAAGCGACCAAATCGAGCGGAAATGGAAGCAGGCCGCTCCTAACTTAATCTGGGAGGAGTTCTCAGCCGATCCGCGCCACGGTATCCCTCTGGGGAGAATCGGCGATGCGGAAGAGGCAGCTAAGGTGATCGCGTTCCTGGTATCCGATGCGGCGTCATATGTTACCGGAACGTCGGTGAACATTGACGGAGGCTCTTCAGCGGTGCTGTAA
- a CDS encoding phage integrase SAM-like domain-containing protein, which translates to MLLKFAIKNFIEEKKLNNVSAATMERYVGTTSEFHAFCVEEKIVNVEEVTTTMIKKYFLHCSRQQITSNSPKIYYGLFICVVRLGWNNISPLHFTIDEY; encoded by the coding sequence ATGTTGCTTAAATTTGCGATCAAGAACTTTATTGAAGAAAAGAAGCTCAACAATGTGTCCGCGGCGACGATGGAGCGGTATGTGGGAACCACCAGCGAATTTCACGCCTTCTGCGTGGAAGAGAAAATTGTCAATGTCGAGGAAGTAACCACGACCATGATCAAGAAGTATTTTCTGCATTGTTCTCGACAACAGATAACAAGTAACTCACCGAAAATATATTATGGTTTATTTATTTGTGTTGTACGATTAGGCTGGAATAATATTTCTCCGTTACATTTTACAATAGATGAGTATTAA
- a CDS encoding zincin-like metallopeptidase toxin domain-containing protein, with protein sequence MPNVALDAPRVYFGVPDLSWGEGLKSKRYTAVKDRATYEELKAHAEGNEGDSLHEADFVHYRVISEQYCEVGDDVLFKNQMWVVSESVISYASGLLQYEYVLVKRQTLRMKLRRNERIQGVSLEGRVVKRANNMVKVHLDIDAEHDAQGNWWFPYSGEGNNIFHCLPEEGARIKVYFPSGTEKQAIAINSVRGGSEEMKSRTVFQKPTTKVFEMPGAAKMQLGDDGVLFEKGTVSLHLDGGNITVNASEDLLLVAGNRMELGSGSEKGVLDPQVLIAEINLLFGAVAIIGAFATGGGSLYLLALADGVIGAGMVAVNIEKLIDLKNGNGNTNPNLLGIDQSMLDNMGLAIAFVNLAFLMKHGLYKAADKLANGRNIVALDELEDALKAWRNKSGIVVEDLDFKLWEEMRTSGQVRLTPDGLRIISIRDMKKFKSEMKAKNIKVIVDKKGTILPEKAVGGFDPNTGQIVLRPDASYLSAVHESYHAKHFGELGKEKYMKLSTLEKEEYVYKEIMRNKDKFSVEEIYEAQRYIFKLRNGEWPPPNWKGFEE encoded by the coding sequence TTGCCGAATGTAGCTCTGGATGCGCCTCGCGTCTATTTCGGTGTGCCGGATTTGTCATGGGGAGAGGGGCTGAAGTCCAAGCGTTACACAGCCGTAAAGGACCGGGCTACCTATGAAGAGCTGAAGGCACATGCGGAAGGAAACGAAGGGGATTCGCTTCATGAGGCGGATTTTGTCCATTACCGGGTCATCAGCGAGCAATATTGCGAGGTCGGAGATGATGTCCTGTTTAAAAACCAGATGTGGGTCGTGTCTGAATCGGTCATCAGCTATGCATCGGGGCTGCTGCAATATGAATATGTGCTGGTGAAGCGTCAGACGCTGAGAATGAAGCTGCGGCGGAATGAGCGGATTCAAGGCGTCTCCCTCGAAGGCCGGGTCGTGAAACGGGCGAACAATATGGTGAAGGTTCATCTGGACATTGATGCGGAGCATGACGCGCAAGGGAACTGGTGGTTCCCCTATTCGGGGGAAGGGAACAATATCTTTCACTGTCTGCCGGAGGAAGGCGCGCGGATTAAGGTGTATTTTCCAAGCGGTACCGAGAAGCAGGCGATCGCGATTAACTCGGTTCGCGGCGGAAGCGAGGAGATGAAGAGCCGGACGGTGTTCCAGAAGCCCACGACGAAAGTGTTCGAGATGCCGGGAGCGGCCAAAATGCAGCTGGGAGACGACGGGGTGCTGTTCGAGAAAGGGACGGTCAGCCTGCATCTGGATGGCGGGAACATTACGGTGAATGCAAGCGAGGATCTGTTGCTGGTCGCAGGCAACCGGATGGAGCTGGGGAGCGGGAGCGAGAAGGGCGTGCTCGATCCCCAAGTTCTGATCGCGGAGATCAATCTCTTATTTGGAGCGGTGGCGATCATCGGGGCGTTTGCGACAGGAGGGGGATCGTTATATCTCCTGGCGCTCGCAGATGGGGTCATAGGCGCAGGCATGGTTGCCGTCAACATTGAGAAGCTAATCGATCTCAAGAACGGAAATGGAAATACGAATCCGAACCTCCTCGGTATAGACCAGTCGATGCTGGATAATATGGGGCTCGCTATCGCGTTTGTGAATCTGGCGTTCTTGATGAAGCACGGCTTGTACAAGGCGGCGGATAAATTAGCGAATGGCAGGAATATTGTAGCGCTGGATGAGCTGGAAGATGCTTTGAAGGCTTGGAGGAATAAGTCGGGGATTGTTGTGGAAGATTTAGATTTTAAGTTATGGGAAGAAATGCGTACAAGTGGTCAGGTTAGATTAACACCAGATGGACTAAGAATTATAAGTATACGAGATATGAAGAAGTTTAAAAGTGAAATGAAAGCAAAAAATATAAAAGTTATTGTTGATAAGAAGGGAACTATTTTACCTGAAAAGGCTGTTGGAGGTTTTGATCCTAATACTGGACAGATTGTATTAAGACCTGATGCTTCTTACTTAAGTGCGGTTCATGAATCTTATCACGCCAAGCATTTTGGAGAACTTGGAAAAGAAAAATATATGAAGTTATCGACTTTAGAAAAAGAAGAATACGTTTATAAAGAAATCATGAGAAATAAAGATAAATTTAGTGTTGAAGAAATATATGAAGCACAAAGATATATATTCAAGCTAAGAAACGGAGAATGGCCTCCACCGAATTGGAAAGGATTTGAAGAGTAA